Below is a window of Shinella sp. PSBB067 DNA.
ATCCGCACGGCGCAAGAGGCCGGCATGACGCTGATCGCGCTCGTGCGCGGCGACGAATTCGAAATCTTCACCGGGGCTGAGCGCGTCGTGTCCGACGCCGGGCGCCGGCTGGGCAGCGGTTAGGAGACAGGCATGTCGGACGGCAACAAGATCATCAGGATGGCGAACCAGATCGCCATCTTCTTTCACTCCCAGCCAGCAAGTGAAGGCCCGGACGGCATCGCCACCCATATCAACAAGTTCTGGGAGCCGCGCATGCGCCGGCAGCTCTTCGATCTCGTCGACAATCATGGCGGCGAAGGCCTCGACGGCCTGGTCCTCCAGGCGATCCCGCTGATCCATCGTCCCGCCCCGCAGGCGGACGCCCCCGCGGGCCTTGCCGGCGGTGCATCGGCGGCACCCTGAGACGGCGGCCGGCATCGCTGCCGGCCAACTTCGCGGAACAACCCGCTCAGAACTCCTCCCACCTTTCCGCCGCGGGCGCCGCAGAACCGGCTGCGACCCGCATGGTGCGCGCGACGGCATGGAGCTGCGCGACAGGCGCAGGGGACGGCATGCGCTGCATGGCCTGCCCGTTCCCGGCAAGGCGGAACCTGCGGATGAGGGCGTGCAGCGCATCGGC
It encodes the following:
- a CDS encoding formate dehydrogenase subunit delta, with protein sequence MSDGNKIIRMANQIAIFFHSQPASEGPDGIATHINKFWEPRMRRQLFDLVDNHGGEGLDGLVLQAIPLIHRPAPQADAPAGLAGGASAAP